A stretch of the Lactuca sativa cultivar Salinas chromosome 9, Lsat_Salinas_v11, whole genome shotgun sequence genome encodes the following:
- the LOC111901706 gene encoding probable transcriptional regulator SLK2: MGPSRTGGGMLHSSSTSGIFFQDNMQSQLGSFGNMSNPMHPNVSHSHVSADISNNLMNSVTTSAPSIAASSMVTDANSGLSVGPHLQRSASFNTDSYTRLPASPLSFSSNNLSISGSSIIDGVQNSNQDPHSHQMQKKPRLDIKQDDIIQQHQAVQQILQNPNPNPNPNLNQNPQLQALIQQQRIRQQQQQQQLLQSLPPLQRAHLLQQQQLRQLQQQASVKRPNDGGVCSRRLMQYLYHQRQRPSDNSIAYWRKFVAEYYSPRAKKRWCLSLYENVGHHSLGVFPQASLDTWQCDICGSKSGRGFEATFEVLPRLNEIKFSSGVIDELLFLDLPRESRFPSGIMMLEYGKAVQESVYEQLRVVRQGQLKVIFTPDLKILTWEFCARRHEELLPRRIVAPQVNQLLQVAQKCQSTVSEGGSDGVSQQDLQTNSNMVVTAWRQLARSLELQSLNDLGFSKRYVRCLQISEVVSSMKDLMDFCQDNKVGPIEGLKSYPRQVSAKVEMGQVSSQMVNNRGAMLSGSPQSALTLTNYQNMLMRQKSMNSNAPNNGSLQDWGLQNNRVSGGFHHQPPPSQGGSQAAQHHMIQQLLQDMNNNNGAGGGGGGGGGPVPVPKPTVSGQSGGGGSMRYGGGGGGGGPTRSNSFKGGSHSDSSAGGGNIGVSSQKGGGVLDIVEDIGSEFNENGFFNNDDFEF; encoded by the exons ATGGGGCCTTCACGAACAGGTGGAGGAATgttacattcttcatcaacttctggAATCTTCTTTCAAGATAACATGCAGTCTCAATTGGGATCTTTTGGAAACATGTCAAATCCAATGCATCCAAATGTATCTCATTCTCATGTTTCTGCTGACATAAGCAACAATCTCATGAATAGTGTCACCACTTCAGCTCCCAGCATTGCTGCAAGCTCAATGGTTACAGATGCTAATTCAGGTCTTTCAGTGGGCCCACATCTCCAAAGAAGTGCAAGTTTCAACACAGATTCCTACACCCGTTTACCCGCATCACCATTATCATTCTCTTCCAACAATTTAAGCATTTCAGGTTCTTCAATCATAGATGGAGTCCAAAACTCAAACCAAGATCCACACTCTCATCAAATGCAAAAGAAACCAAGATTAGATATCAAACAAGATGACATCATTCAACAACACCAAGCTGTTCAACAGATtctccaaaaccctaaccctaaccctaaccctaaccttAACCAAAACCCCCAATTACAAGCTTTGATTCAACAACAAAGAATacgccaacaacaacaacaacagcaattACTCCAATCTCTTCCTCCATTACAAAGAGCACACTTACTTCAACAGCAACAATTGAGGCAACTTCAACAACAGGCATCTGTGAAAAGACCTAATGATGGAGGTGTATGTTCTAGAAGACTTATGCAATACCTGTATCATCAAAGACAACGTCCTTCT GATAATAGTATTGCATACTGGAGAAAGTTTGTTGCAGAGTATTATTCCCCACGTGCTAAAAAAAGATGGTGTTTGTCTTTATATGAAAATGTTGGCCATCATTCTTTAGGTGTATTCCCTCAAGCAAGTCTA GATACATGGCAATGTGACATATGTGGTTCAAAATCAGGAAGAGGATTTG AGGCAACATTTGAAGTGTTACCTAGACTTAATGAGATAAAATTCAGCAGTGGTGTAATTGATGAACTTTTGTTTCTTGATTTGCCACGTGAGAGTAGATTTCCTTCTGGAATTATGATGTTGGAATATGGAAAAGCTGTTCAAGAAAGTGTATATGAACAGCTTCGTGTTGTTAGACAAGGTCAACTCAAAGTCATCTTCACCCCTGATTTAAAG ATATTGACTTGGGAGTTCTGTGCAAGACGCCACGAGGAGCTTCTTCCTCGAAGAATTGTTGCCCCTcag GTGAATCAGTTGTTACAGGTGGCACAGAAATGTCAGTCTACAGTTTCTGAGGGTGGATCTGATGGAGTATCCCAACAAGATTTACAGACAAATAGTAATAT GGTTGTGACAGCCTGGCGCCAGCTGGCGAGGAGCTTGGAGTTACAATCATTAAACGACTTGGGATTTTCCAAAAGATACGTTAGGTGTTTACAG ATATCTGAAGTTGTTAGTAGCATGAAAGACTTGATGGATTTCTGCCAAGATAACAAAGTGGGCCCCATTG AGGGGTTGAAGAGTTACCCTCGCCAGGTCAGCGCCAAGGTGGAAATGGGACAGGTGTCAAGTCAAATGGTCAACAACCGAGGAGCTATGTTAAGTGGCTCACCTCAGTCTGCACTTACACTCACGAATTACCAGAATATGTTAATGAGACAAAAGTCAATGAATTCAAACGCCCCAAATAACGGGTCACTTCAAGATTGGGGGTTGCAGAATAATAGAGTAAGTGGCGGCTTCCACCACCAGCCGCCGCCATCTCAAGGCGGCAGTCAGGCGGCACAACACCACATGATTCAGCAACTGCTTCAAGACATGAATAATAATAATGGagctggaggtggtggtggtggtggtggagggccAGTTCCAGTGCCAAAGCCCACGGTCTCCGGGCAGAGTGGTGGTGGTGGGAGTATGAGGTAtggcggcggcggtggtggtggtgggccaACGAGGAGTAACAGCTTCAAGGGTGGTTCACACAGTGATTCATCTGCGGGTGGTGGGAATATTGGTGTGAGCAGTCAGAAAGGAGGGGGGGTGTTGGACATTGTTGAGGACATAGGTAGTGAGTTCAATGAAAATGGATTTTTTAATAATGACGATTTTGAGTTTTGA
- the LOC111901640 gene encoding uncharacterized protein LOC111901640: MVDRKCSKNFPKQFCNHTSLDLDGFPLYRRRNYGNSVEKSGVHLDNINVVPYNKYLLKRYHAHINVEWYPAVIRLPFHLPGQQQVMYEADDDIEDVLDRPSNVSSMFISWMKCNETNKEARKLTYVEFPTKFVWKPNLQTWKPREVGRSIGRIHSVSPKLGEAYFLRILLNKVKGPKSFEEIRTVNGEICSSFKDACYNLGLLDDDKEYIEAIKEASLSGSGFYLCFLFATMLLSTSLCKPKIVWENTWEYLSDGILYTQQKRLNSPGLSLNEDQIKNLTLFEIEQILLRNNSSLKNYRRMPYPDLDSVSSSNNRLIAEELDYDIPNLKNDFDRLFVSLTNEQRNIFQDIMAKIKNNKGGVFFIYGYGGTGKPFLWKTISAAIRSQVEIVLNVASSGIASLLLTGGRTAHSRFIIPINLTEDSFCKINPKIDLAILIRKASLIIWDEAPMVHKHAFEALDRTLKDILKFVDPTNSSIPFGGKVVVFGGDFRQILPVVPGGSRQNIVNASLSSSYLWQQYKVHKLTKNMRLTVGSDPFAVNRIEGFSNWLLDIGEGNLGGPNDGEAIVDIPEDILINDLCDPIGSLINFKNGLCNGTRLQIKSLGKRVIEAFIISGSNIGNRTFIPRMSLTPSENKIPFKFQRRQFPLVVCFAMTINKSQGQSLSKVGLFLKDPVFTHGKGYRIRIGELGTNECVSFIRKASKGETSMTVLGYLAKLILGIFGLIVSIAKVAHIIIR; the protein is encoded by the exons ATGGTGGACAGAAAGTGTTCTAAAAACTTTCCAAAGCAATTCTGTAATCATACTTCACTTGATTTAGATGGTTTTCCTTTATACAGGAGAAGAAATTATGGAAATTCTGTTGAAAAATCTGGTGTTCATTTAGATAACATAAATGTTGTTCCATACAACAAATATCTGTTGAAAAGATATCATGCACACATTAATGTTGAATG GTATCCTGCTGTGATTAGACTGCCTTTTCATTTGCCTGGTCAACAACAAGTCATGTATGAGGCAGACGATGATATTGAAGATGTTCTTGACCGTCCTTCAAATGTTTCTTCAATGTTTATATCTTGGATGAAGTGTAATGAAACCAATAAAGAAGCACGAAAACTTACATATGTTGAATTTCCTACAAAGTTTGTGTGGAAACCTAACCTTCAAACTTGGAAGCCAAGGGAAGTTGGACGTTCTATTGGTAGAATTCACTCGGTTTCTCCTAAACTTGGCGAAGCATATTTTTTAAGAATTCTTTTAAATAAAGTGAAAGGTCCAAAATCATTCGAAGAAATTCGCACGGTCAATGGTGAAATATGTTCTTCTTTTAAagatgcatgctataatttaggCCTTTTGGATGATGACAAAGAATACATCGAAGCAATTAAAGAAGCAAGTCTTTCTGGATctggtttttatttatgtttcttATTTGCTACGATGTTATTGTCTACCAGTTTGTGTAAGCCAAAGATTGTGTGGGAAAACACGTGGGAATACCTCTCAGATGGAATTCTTTATACTCAACAAAAGAGATTAAACTCTCCAG GTTTATCACTAAACGAAGATCAAATTAAAAACTTGACTTTGTTTGAGATAGAACAAATTTTACTTCGAAACAATTCCAGTCTCAAGAACTATAGAAGGATGCCTTACCCTGATCTTGATTCGGTTTCATCTTCAAACAATCGTTTGATAGCCGAAGAGCTAGATTATGACATACCAAATTTGAAGAATGACTTTGATCGGCTCTTTGTTTCATTAACCAATGAGCAACGCAACATTTTTCAAGATATCATGGCTAAGATTAAAAATAATAAGGGAGGTGTATTCTTTATTTATGGTTACGGTGGAACGGGTAAGCCATTTCTTTGGAAGACAATATCTGCAGCAATTAGATCCCAAGTTGAGATTGTTTTAAATGTTGCTTCAAGTGGGATCGCTTCATTATTATTGACTGGAGGTAGGACGgcacactctcggtttataaTTCCCATCAATCTTACCGAGGAttctttttgtaaaataaatCCAAAGATTGATCTTGCAATTTTAATAAGAAAAGCCTCATTGATCATTTGGGATGAAGCGCCTATGGTACACAAGCATGCATTTGAAGCTTTAGATCGAACTTTGAAGGATATATTAAAATTTGTCGATCCTACAAACTCAAGTATTCCATTTGGAGGTAAAGTGGTTGTTTTTGGAGGTGATTTCAGACAAATTTTACCTGTTGTTCCGGGTGGCAGTAGACAAAACATTGTTAATGCTTCTTTAAGTTCTTCATATTTATGGCAACAATACAAAGTCcataaattaacaaaaaacatGAGGTTAACTGTTGGAAGCGATCCATTTGCTGTTAATCGAATAGAGGGTTTTTCAAACTGGCTTTTGGACATAGGAGAAGGTAATCTTGGTGGTCCAAATGATGGTGAAGCAATTGTTGATATTCCAGAAGATATTCTCATTAATGATCTATGTGATCCGATTGGTTCATTAATCAATTTT AAAAATGGCTTATGCAATGGCACTAGACTACAGATAAAATCTTTGGGCAAGCGTGTTATCGAGGCATTTATCATATCTGGAAGTAATATTGGAAACCGGACATTTATTCCAAGAATGTCTTTAACTCCTTCTGAAAACAAGATCCCGTTCAAATTCCAAAGAAGACAATTTCCATTGGTTGTATGTTTTGCAATGACAATTAACAAGAGCCAAGGACAGTCTTTATCGAAGGTTGGATTGTTTCTCAAGGATCCTGTTTTTACACATG GTAAGGGATATCGAATCAGAATTGGTGAATTAGGTACGAATGAATGTGTGTCATTTATCAGAAAAGCTTCAAAAGG TGAAACAAGTATGACTGTTCTTGGGTATCTTGCAAAGCTTATACTCGGAATCTTTGG GTTAATTGTTTCAATTGCTAAGGTTGCACACATCATTATACGTTGA